Proteins co-encoded in one Nicotiana sylvestris chromosome 7, ASM39365v2, whole genome shotgun sequence genomic window:
- the LOC104222663 gene encoding indole-3-acetic acid-amido synthetase GH3.10-like encodes MEQETEIINHKHKAETEIIRWFEEVAEDADLVQQQTLRQILELNHGVEYLKKWLRDIKVQEMDENALETIYTSLVPLASHADLEPYIQRIADGDTAPLLTQHSITNLSLSSGTTEGRQKFVPFTSHSSQTTLQIFKLAAAYRSSIYPIKRGGKILEFIYSSKQYKTKGGLIAGTATTHYYASEKFKIKQQETKSFTCSPEEVISSGDYKQSTYCHLLLGLHFSKEIEFITSTFAYSMVQAFRSFEELWKELCHDLREGSLSSRINIIKMRKAVLEIINLPNPELASRIESICEELEREDWFCLIPKLWPNAKYVYSIMTGSMQPYLTKLRHYAGKLPLVSADYGSTESWIGVNLDPSSPPENATFAVIPTFSYFEFLPLYRQKPHYNYQNGNINSANDDFIEGDVVPLSQVKIGQQYEIVLTTFTGLYRYRLGDVVEVAGFYKKTPKLNFICRRKLILTVNIDKNTEKDLQLVVERGSQILSKARADLVDFTSHANIAKQPGHYVIYWEIKGEVEEKVLGECCREMDVSFVDHGYVVSRKTNSIGPLELCIVERGTFKKILEYFIGNGAAMSQFKTPRCTSNQVLLKILNVCTIKRFHSTAYG; translated from the exons ATGGAACAAGAAACAGAGATTATCAATCATAAGCacaaagcagaaacagaaattaTTCGTTGGTTCGAGGAAGTTGCCGAGGATGCTGACCTCGTACAGCAGCAGACACTACGCCAGATTCTTGAACTTAACCATGGTGTCGAATATCTTAAGAAATGGCTTAGAGATATCAAAGTTCAAGAAATGGATGAAAATGCATTGGAAACAATTTATACTTCTTTGGTCCCTCTTGCTTCTCATGCAGATTTAGAGCCTTATATTCAGAGAATTGCTGATGGAGATACTGCTCCTCTCCTCACTCAACACTCCATTACCAATCTATCTTTGAG TTCTGGAACTACTGAGGGAAGACAAAAGTTTGTGCCTTTTACTTCCCACAGCTCACAAACCACTCTTCAGATTTTCAAGTTGGCAGCAGCATATAGATCAAG TATTTATCCAATAAAAAGAGGAGGAAAAATTCTTGAATTCATATATAGCAGCAAACAATACAAAACAAAAGGAGGACTAATAGCAGGAACAGCTACAACACACTATTATGCCAGTGAGAAATTCAAGATCAAACAGCAAGAGACAAAATCCTTCACTTGTAGTCCTGAAGAAGTAATTTCAAGTGGAGATTACAAACAATCAACATATTGTCACCTCCTTTTAGGCTTGCATTTTTCAAAGGAAATAGAATTTATTACCTCAACTTTTGCATATAGTATGGTTCAAGCATTCAGATCATTTGAGGAGTTGTGGAAAGAATTATGTCATGACTTAAGGGAAGGTAGTCTTAGCTCAAGAATTAACATAATCAAAATGCGAAAAGCGGTATTAGAGATAATTAATTTGCCAAATCCAGAATTGGCTTCAAGAATTGAGTCAATTTGTGAGGAGCTAGAAAGGGAAGATTGGTTTTGCTTAATACCAAAATTATGGCCAAATGCTAAGTATGTTTACTCAATAATGACTGGATCAATGCAACCATACTTGACAAAATTAAGGCATTATGCAGGGAAATTGCCTTTGGTGAGTGCTGATTATGGGTCTACTGAGAGTTGGATTGGAGTAAATTTGGATCCTTCTTCTCCACCAGAAAATGCTACTTTTGCAGTAATACCAACTTTTTCTTACTTTGAGTTCTTACCACTTTATAGACAGAAGCCGCATTATAATTACCAAAATGGAAATATTAATTCAGCCAACGATGATTTCATAGAAGGTGACGTTGTGCCCCTATCTCAAGTCAAGATTGGACAACAATATGAAATCGTCCTAACTACTTTCACAG GTCTATATAGATATAGGTTAGGCGATGTGGTTGAAGTAGCCGGTTTTTACAAGAAGACGCCCAAACTTAACTTCATATGCAGGAGAAAGCTGATATTAACGGTGAATATAGATAAGAATACAGAGAAAGACCTCCAGTTAGTGGTGGAGAGAGGTTCGCAAATACTAAGCAAGGCACGAGCAGACCTAGTAGATTTCACGAGCCACGCGAACATCGCAAAACAACCCGGGCACTATGTGATTTACTGGGAAATCAAAGGTGAAGTTGAAGAAAAGGTTTTAGGagagtgttgcagagaaatggaTGTTTCATTTGTTGATCATGGGTATGTTGTATCAAGAAAAACTAACTCAATTGGACCCCTAGAGCTTTGTATTGTGGAGAGAggtacttttaagaaaatattggAATATTTCATAGGAAATGGGGCTGCAATGAGTCAGTTCAAGACTCCTAGATGCACTAGCAACCAAGTATTATTAAAAATACTTAATGTCTGCACAATCAAGAGGTTTCATAGCACAGCCTATGGGTGA